A stretch of Fundicoccus culcitae DNA encodes these proteins:
- a CDS encoding ABC transporter ATP-binding protein — protein sequence MIVQLDNIVKRYNDLVALDHFSMNVQEGEIYGLLGPNGSGKTTAINCMLALLRYDEGSVHIFGEKMHPTNYNVKKRIGLVMQNIGVYDELSVVENLDYFCGLYISDKQTRKQYVDEAIEFVGLEDFRKFRPKKLSGGLLRRLNLACGIVHKPDLIVLDEPTVAVDPQSRNRILDGIKDLAAQGKTIIYTTHYMEEVEYLCDRLTILDRGKEIVTGTSSQIKEMSSHGEVVTLEVAHLTEATQVKIKAIPQVSQFIYEPGNAVVHFEKGQSHLTKLLTVLDEEAVNIINLSVQKPTLNDVFLEITGKELRDNV from the coding sequence ATGATTGTTCAATTAGATAATATTGTAAAACGCTATAATGATTTGGTAGCTTTAGATCACTTTTCGATGAATGTTCAAGAAGGCGAGATTTATGGATTGCTGGGACCCAACGGAAGTGGGAAGACAACTGCGATTAATTGTATGTTGGCGCTCCTGCGTTATGATGAAGGTAGTGTGCATATTTTTGGGGAAAAAATGCATCCAACCAATTACAATGTGAAAAAACGCATTGGTTTAGTGATGCAAAACATTGGTGTCTATGATGAATTATCGGTGGTTGAAAATTTAGATTATTTTTGTGGTTTGTATATTAGCGATAAACAAACCCGTAAACAGTATGTGGATGAAGCCATTGAATTTGTTGGTTTAGAAGATTTCCGCAAATTTCGGCCTAAAAAACTATCAGGTGGGTTACTGAGACGTTTGAATTTAGCCTGTGGGATTGTGCATAAGCCAGATTTAATTGTGCTGGACGAACCTACGGTTGCCGTTGACCCGCAGTCGCGTAACCGGATTTTAGATGGGATAAAGGATTTAGCCGCTCAAGGGAAGACGATTATTTATACGACACATTATATGGAAGAAGTGGAGTACTTATGTGATCGTTTGACAATTCTTGATCGGGGTAAGGAAATCGTGACGGGAACTAGTAGTCAAATTAAAGAAATGTCGAGTCATGGTGAGGTGGTGACCTTGGAAGTTGCGCACTTAACCGAAGCAACACAAGTTAAGATTAAAGCGATCCCGCAAGTGTCGCAATTTATTTATGAACCGGGTAATGCGGTGGTGCATTTTGAAAAAGGTCAAAGTCATCTAACTAAATTACTAACGGTTTTAGATGAGGAAGCCGTCAATATTATTAATTTAAGTGTTCAAAAACCTACATTAAATGATGTCTTTCTGGAAATTACAGGTAAGGAGTTGAGGGACAATGTTTAG